A region of Vitis riparia cultivar Riparia Gloire de Montpellier isolate 1030 chromosome 12, EGFV_Vit.rip_1.0, whole genome shotgun sequence DNA encodes the following proteins:
- the LOC117927034 gene encoding uncharacterized protein LOC117927034, protein MVCFCFLVDQTRQVRSSKPAAGICSRCGGGASVADMKTATRFCYVPFYWKSWRAIICTFCGSILRSYR, encoded by the coding sequence ATGGTTTGTTTCTGTTTTCTCGTCGACCAAACACGACAAGTGAGGAGCAGCAAGCCGGCCGCCGGAATTTGCTCACGGTGTGGGGGCGGGGCGAGCGTGGCGGACATGAAGACGGCGACAAGATTTTGTTATGTGCCATTTTACTGGAAATCATGGCGGGCGATTATTTGTACTTTTTGTGGGTCGATTCTTAGGTCTTATCGCTGA
- the LOC117926347 gene encoding pentatricopeptide repeat-containing protein At1g03540, with protein sequence MQHLMKPLFKRYYSLLTPLNLSDNTNPFSKILQLCKSGELSGALQLLKSIDPGEISAKPVLYASLLQTCTKVLAFNHGLQIHAHVIKSGLEFDRFVGNSLLTLYFKLGTHFPETRKVFDGLFVKDVISWTSMISGYVRVGKPMNSLELFWKMLAYGVEPNAFTLSAVIKACSELGDLKLGRIFHGVVLGRGFDSNYVIASALIDMHGRNCALDDARQLFDELLEPDAICWTSIISALTRNDFFDEALRFFYSMQRDHGMCPDGFTFGTVLTACGNLGRLKQGKEVHAKVITTGFCGNVVVESSLVDMYGKCGSVGESQRIFDRMPIKNSVSWSALLGGYCQNGDFKSVIQIFRKMEKVDLYCFGTILRTCAGLAAVRQGKEVHCQYIRKGGWRDVIVESALVDLYAKCGCIEYAQTIFDQMPVRNLITWNSMIGGFAQNGRGEEALRIFNQMVKEGIKPDYISFIGILFACSHRGLVDEGREYFISMTKDYGIKVGIEHYSCMVDLLGRAGLLEEAEILIETSDFRDDSSLWAALLGACTTCTNYEIAERIAKRVMELEPDYHLSYVLLANVYKAVGRWNDALRIRRLMKDRGVNKMPGKSWIETKNNLGSSFDFENSLVPGESNFLDVEGMG encoded by the coding sequence ATGCAACATTTGATGAAGCCCTTGTTCAAACGCTATTATAGCTTGCTCACCCCTCTCAATCTCTCCGACAACACAAACCCATTTTCCAAAATCCTCCAACTCTGTAAATCCGGTGAGCTTTCCGGCGCTctacaacttttaaaatccATAGATCCCGGTGAAATATCCGCAAAACCAGTCCTATATGCTTCTCTCTTGCAAACATGTACCAAGGTTTTGGCATTCAACCATGGCCTCCAAATCCATGCTCATGTAATCAAATCTGGTCTCGAGTTTGATCGGTTTGTTGGGAATAGCTTACTCACGCTTTATTTCAAGTTGGGTACCCATTTTCCCGAGACCCGGAAGGTGTTTGATGGTCTTTTTGTTAAAGATGTGATATCGTGGACCTCGATGATATCGGGGTATGTTCGGGTAGGGAAACCTATGAACTCTCTTGAGTTGTTCTGGAAAATGTTGGCTTATGGGGTTGAGCCAAATGCGTTTACTTTGTCTGCCGTCATCAAGGCTTGTTCTGAGCTTGGGGACTTGAAACTGGGTCGGATATTTCATGGGGTAGTTTTAGGACGTGggtttgattcaaattatgttATTGCTAGTGCTTTGATAGACATGCATGGGAGGAACTGTGCTTTGGATGATGCGCGCCAATTGTTTGATGAATTGCTTGAACCGGATGCTATTTGTTGGACATCGATCATTTCTGCGTTGACAAGGAACGATTTCTTTGATGAAGCTTTGAGATTTTTCTATTCCATGCAGAGAGATCACGGGATGTGCCCAGATGGATTTACATTTGGGACAGTCTTAACTGCCTGTGGGAATCTAGGGAGATTGAAGCAAGGTAAAGAAGTGCATGCTAAGGTCATTACAACTGGATTTTGTGGAAATGTGGTTGTGGAGAGCAGCCTAGTGGACATGTATGGAAAATGTGGTTCAGTAGGCGAATCTCAACGCATTTTTGATCGAATGCCAATAAAGAATTCAGTTTCTTGGAGTGCATTGCTTGGGGGATACTGTCAGAATGGAGACTTCAAGTCTGTTATTCAGATCTTTAGGAAGATGGAAAAGGTTGATCTCTACTGTTTTGGAACCATACTTCGTACCTGTGCAGGTTTGGCAGCTGTTAGACAAGGGAAAGAGGTCCACTGCCAGTATATAAGGAAGGGTGGTTGGAGAGATGTTATCGTAGAATCAGCTCTGGTTGATCTTTATGCAAAGTGTGGTTGTATTGAGTATGCACAAACAATCTTTGATCAGATGCCAGTCAGAAATTTGATAACTTGGAACTCAATGATTGGGGGGTTCGCTCAAAATGGAAGAGGTGAAGAAGCTCTTAGGATATTTAATCAGATGGTTAAGGAGGGGATAAAGCCTGATTATATTAGTTTCATAGGGATTCTTTTTGCTTGTAGTCACAGAGGCTTAGTTGATGAAGGACGAGAATATTTTATCTCAATGACTAAAGATTATGGAATTAAGGTTGGAATTGAGCATTATAGTTGCATGGTTGATCTTCTTGGCCGCGCTGGACTATTAGAAGAAGCTGAAATTTTGATAGAGACTTCAGACTTTAGAGATGATTCATCTCTCTGGGCTGCTCTTCTTGGTGCTTGCACAACCTGTACAAACTATGAGATTGCTGAGCGCATTGCAAAGAGGGTGATGGAATTGGAACCTGACTACCATTTGAGTTATGTTCTTCTTGCTAATGTCTACAAGGCAGTTGGCCGGTGGAATGATGCTTTAAGGATTAGGAGGTTAATGAAAGATAGAGGTGTTAATAAAATGCCTGGCAAGAGCTGGATTGAAACTAAGAACAACTTGGGTTCtagttttgattttgagaatTCACTTGTTCCTGGAGAAAGCAATTTTCTAGATGTGGAAGGTATGGGGTGA
- the LOC117925882 gene encoding H/ACA ribonucleoprotein complex non-core subunit NAF1-like, with the protein MVGFVSGDLNQGSKLKDSDDPLDPYEKIDDCGLNFADSFLDFENIDKWIEEMSEPDGVGSEKVQLAGAEKCTEMAEEGSCKETTFGGPIADGSKASVNSSEQILDGSDGCAKKLGGESMKFGNLGSLIEEEMGKVSLVGLEKDSVRVGGDGMESGHLVNNSDTLKTDDLVRDGDESESSSESEGSTSSSSSSSSSRSGDDDDDPAEEEEEEKEEKKKGGEEEKEVMGVEGEVEEGEIRDDYGHDDDDDDDDEEDDDDDDVEEEEEEEEEMIAGSDYDGEDDSCGNVKGGAIKSKNEIEALPPVPPLDVTLQPHHQTLPVGVVSSIIGAKVVVEGAEKHKPLTEGSILWITESRSPLGLVDEIFGPVKNPYYVVRYNSDSEVPAGINEGTFISFVPEFAHHILNERNLYKKGYDASGENDEEVSDVEFSDDEEEAEHKRTLKMIKRGTNDQKPGNKKNKRKKVKNRDGAWKNGQHSTAADQFFDDKHSTTPDQDQHHTPQVAASSPFGGGQFFAGGGLVPPYPQMAQVAGFIPPPSGIWASGIMPCQQQQSTVFPNSFPADTLPWPPQNHHPHPFQMPMPNGMLFQQQFDPGHAAFPNAILSSGQANFFMRPTYPPWPGLGAQSGLNQAAFGMGLQGQHARPIINAGEQGALSGGLPMGQSCDVQPPAVTQGKIQASQQFNQRASFGRGKKPFHRGGGRFAGGRGGRGGRGQQQSK; encoded by the exons ATGGTAGGATTCGTCTCCGGAGACCTCAACCAAGGTTCAAAACTCAAGGACTCCGACGACCCGCTTGATCCATATGAAAAAATCGACGATTGTGGTTTAAATTTCGCGGATTCTTTTCTcgattttgaaaatatagacAAGTGGATTGAAGAAATGTCAGAGCCGGATGGGGTAGGTTCAGAGAAGGTTCAACTTGCGGGCGCTGAGAAGTGCACTGAGATGGCGGAAGAAGGGTCTTGTAAAGAAACTACTTTTGGGGGTCCAATTGCTGATGGGTCTAAGGCAAGTGTTAATAGTTCGGAGCAAATTCTTGATGGGTCTGATGGTTGCGCGAAGAAGTTAGGAGGGGAGTCTATGAAATTTGGGAATTTGGGGTCTTTGATTGAGGAAGAGATGGGGAAGGTTAGTTTGGTCGGGTTGGAGAAGGATTCCGTTCGTGTTGGTGGAGACGGTATGGAAAGTGGTCATTTAGTAAATAATTCGGATACTCTGAAGACTGATGATTTAGTCAGGGATGGTGACGAGAGTGAAAGTAGTTCGGAGTCTGAGGGTTCaacttcttcttcatcatcatcatcttcatcaagaagtggagatgatgatgatgatcccgcggaggaggaggaggaggaaaaggAGGAAAAGAAGAAGGGAGGTGAGGAAGAGAAGGAGGTGATGGGTGTGGAAGGAGAAGTAGAAGAAGGGGAGATAAGGGATGACTACGgccatgatgatgatgatgatgatgatgatgaagaagatgatgatgatgatgatgtggaggaggaggaggaggaggaggaagagatGATTGCTGGAAGTGATTATGATGGGGAAGATGACAGCTGCGGGAATGTTAAGGGAGGAGCAATTAAATCCAAGAATGAGATTGAG GCTCTCCCTCCAGTTCCTCCATTGGATGTAACCTTGCAACCACATCACCAGACCCTGCCTGTGGGAGTTGTTTCATCG ATCATTGGTGCCAAAGTCGTTGTAGAAGGGGCAGAGAAGCACAAACCTCTTACTGAGGGTTCTATTCTCTGGATAACAGAAAGCAGGTCCCCATTGGGGCTGGTTGATGAAATCTTTGGTCCTGTCAAGAACCCTTACTATGTGGTTAGATATAACTCTGATAGTGAGGTCCCTGCTGGGATTAATGAAGGCACTTTCATCTCATTTGTTCCAGAGTTTGCCCATCATATTCTCAATGAGAGGAATCTTTATAAGAAGGGATATGATGCATCTGGAGAGAATGATGAAGAGGTGTCAGATGTGGAATTTTCCGATGATGAGGAAGAGGCTGAGCACAAGAGAACGCTGAAGATGATAAAAAGGGGAACAAATGACCAGAAGCCTGGAAACAAgaagaacaaaagaaagaagGTTAAAAATAGGGATGGGGCCTGGAAAAATGGTCAACATTCAACGGCTGCGGATCAGTTTTTTGATGATAAACATTCAACAACTCCTGATCAAGACCAACATCATACACCACAGGTGGCAGCATCAAGCCCTTTTGGTGGGGGGCAGTTCTTCGCTGGTGGAGGACTTGTTCCACCATATCCGCAGATGGCACAGGTTGCTGGTTTTATCCCACCTCCAAGTGGAATCTGGGCAAGTGGAATAATGCCTTGTCAGCAGCAACAAAGCACAGTCTTTCCTAATAGCTTTCCCGCAGACACACTGCCATGGCCCCCACAGAACCATCACCCGCATCCCTTCCAAATGCCAATGCCGAATGGAATGCTGTTTCAGCAGCAATTTGATCCTGGTCATGCAGCATTTCCTAATGCCATCTTATCTTCTGGGCAGGCAAATTTCTTCATGAGGCCCACATATCCACCTTGGCCTGGGTTGGGAGCTCAAAGTGGCCTCAATCAAGCAGCATTTGGGATGGGTTTGCAGGGCCAACATGCACGCCCCATCATAAATGCAGGAGAGCAAGGAGCTTTGTCCGGCGGATTGCCTATGGGACAGAGTTGTGATGTGCAACCACCTGCTGTTACTCAGGGTAAAATCCAAGCTTCCCAGCAATTTAATCAGCGAGCATCCTTTGGTCGCGGGAAGAAACCATTTCACAGAGGGGGTGGTCGCTTTGCAGGTggaagaggaggaagaggaggacGAGGCCAACAGCAATCCAAGTGA